The sequence TAATCGCATTTTCAACATCATCAATTGCTGCAGGATATTTTGCCACTTCACTTAAACGATAACCAACTGCAATGGCAACGTAACCTTTTGATGCCAATTCCTGAGCCATATATTTTTCGTTTTCCTTAGAACCGGAAATCCAACCGCCACCATGAACCAAAGCAATTCCGGGGTATTTTTTAGATTGGTCTTTCGGATAATAAATATCTGCTTTTAAAGATAATCCATTGACGTTGGCATATTCTACATCCTTATCAATTATAATATTTGATGGAACTGGTCTGTTCAAAGGAGTAATAAACGGATACTTCTTTTTAAGCTTTTCATATGTTGCCTCGTTTGTGTAAGGAGTAGCATTCGGCTTTGTCTGACCGAATGCTTTTGCTCCTACAAAAAAAACAAAAAGAAAATATAATTTGTGAAAACTCATTTTTAAAATTAATTTGGTGTTTTGTTTAACCACAAAAGTCAAAAAAGTTTTTTAACATATTAGTAACTTTTAAGCTTAACATTTTGAAAATATTAAAGAACACATAAGTTTAAAAATCAAAGATTTTTTTTGTGGTTAAATTCTCGAATCTCGAAACTAAAATTCTGAGTTACAAAACTCGCAACATGAATCTCGAAACTTACTTTACTGCGTTTTTAGCAACTTCTTTCGAAATACTTAATTGCTCACCTTTTATCTCCTTTGGAAGTTTTACCGCAGAAGTTTTACTTCCTAAAACCTTAATTGTTGGTTTTTGAGAAGATTGTAACTGAAGGGTAGATAAATCTACATTTTTACTGTTGTAAACAACGGCTCCGGTTCCTTCACTGTAGGTAAGCTTTACGTTTTTCAATGTAATTCCGTCTGCATCTACAATCGTTAATGCTTTTTTAGTATCAAACTGAGAATCTTCAATCACGATGTTTTTAATATTCATTTCAGCCAAACCATTGATGGTAATTGCTTCATCAGAATTTACCGCATTGATATTTTTGAAATAGATATTTCTGAAAATTGGAGTTTCCTCAGTTACCGGAAATACTTTTTCAGGAGCTTTGTTGCCTTCTTCTTTTTGTCCGTCCTCTAAAACAGGAGAAGCACCTTCGTAGAACATGTTAAAACCAATCGTCTGAGTTGGAATATTGATCATATCAATGTTTTTTACATAAATATTTTCAACAACGCCCCCTCTTCCACGAGTTGTTTTGAAACGAAGACCAATGTCAGTTCCAATAAATGTACAATCTGAAACGTGAATATTTCTGGCTCCACCAGACATTTCGCTTCCGATAACGAAACCTCCATGACCGTGATAAACCACATTATTTTTAATGATTACATTTTCAGTAGGCATTCCTCTTTTTCTTCCATCTTCATTTTTTCCTGATTTAATGCAGATTGCATCATCACCTACATCAAAAGTATTGTCGTAAATCAAAACATTTTTGCAAGATTCTAAATCTACACCGTCACCGTTTTGAGAATACCAAGGATTTCTTACCGTAAGATTTCTTAAAATCAAGTTTGATGTCATTAATGGGTGTAGATTCCAAGCCGGAGAGTTTTGGAAAGTTGGTCCATCCAATAAAACTTGGTCACAACCAACGATACTTACCATTACCGGACGAAGAAAATCTTTTACAGATTCCAGTTCAGATTTTGAAATTTTATCAGGAACATTAAAGCTTGAGCTGCTTTCGAATCCTTTTTTATAACTTTCTGAAGGATACCAGTTTTTTCCGTCTGCAGAAAGAATTCCACCAGATTTTACGATTTCTTTCCATTGAGATTCTGCCATTTTACTTTTTTTAATGGCTCTCCATGCATCGCCACTTCCATCGATCACTCCTTTTCCTGTAATCGCAATATTTTTAGCATTTTTT is a genomic window of Chryseobacterium scophthalmum containing:
- a CDS encoding glycoside hydrolase family 28 protein, producing MKKSFKIISLAAVMLFSGQINAQNKDIYTGIEFKMPQVKETSFPANTVSIKDFGGVAGGKVKNTEAFKKAIDALVKKGGGKLVVPRGMWLTGPIVLQSNINLHIEEGAFVVFSKDKNDYPLVDVSFEGLETIRCQSPISAKNAKNIAITGKGVIDGSGDAWRAIKKSKMAESQWKEIVKSGGILSADGKNWYPSESYKKGFESSSSFNVPDKISKSELESVKDFLRPVMVSIVGCDQVLLDGPTFQNSPAWNLHPLMTSNLILRNLTVRNPWYSQNGDGVDLESCKNVLIYDNTFDVGDDAICIKSGKNEDGRKRGMPTENVIIKNNVVYHGHGGFVIGSEMSGGARNIHVSDCTFIGTDIGLRFKTTRGRGGVVENIYVKNIDMINIPTQTIGFNMFYEGASPVLEDGQKEEGNKAPEKVFPVTEETPIFRNIYFKNINAVNSDEAITINGLAEMNIKNIVIEDSQFDTKKALTIVDADGITLKNVKLTYSEGTGAVVYNSKNVDLSTLQLQSSQKPTIKVLGSKTSAVKLPKEIKGEQLSISKEVAKNAVK